In Streptomyces qaidamensis, one DNA window encodes the following:
- a CDS encoding FAD-binding oxidoreductase: MSAETDFDPDVMGLDHTTVTGWGRTAPTAAWLIRPRTYEEAAAAVLDCGARGGIPRGLGRAYGDAAQNAGGSVLDMTALDRVHAIDADGGTVLCDAGVSLHRLMEVLLPLGWFVPVTPGTRYVTVGGAIGADIHGKNHHVSGSFARHVLALELLTADGEIRTVIPGSPLFDATAGGMGLTGVILTATIRLQPVETSLMSVDTERATDLDDLMARLAATDHRYRYSVAWIDLLARGAATGRAVLTRGDHAPLDALPARLRRDPLVFRTPRLPATPAILPDGLLSRTTVGLFNELWYRKAPHARTGQLQRISAFFHPLDGVPDWNRVYGRGGFVQYQFVVGHGREDALRRIVRRISERRCPSFLAVLKRFGESDPGWLSFPVPGWTLALDIPAGLPGLGAFLDELDEEVAAAGGRVYLAKDARLRPDLLAAMYPRLDDFRELRARLDPRGVFVSDLARRLSL; the protein is encoded by the coding sequence ATGTCTGCCGAGACCGATTTCGACCCGGACGTCATGGGCCTGGACCACACCACCGTCACGGGCTGGGGTCGCACCGCCCCCACCGCCGCCTGGCTGATCCGCCCGCGCACGTACGAGGAGGCCGCGGCCGCCGTCCTGGACTGCGGGGCCCGCGGCGGGATCCCCCGGGGCCTGGGGCGGGCGTACGGGGACGCGGCGCAGAACGCGGGCGGGTCCGTGCTCGACATGACGGCGCTGGACCGGGTGCACGCGATCGACGCCGACGGCGGCACCGTGCTGTGCGACGCGGGCGTCTCCCTCCACCGGCTGATGGAGGTGCTGCTGCCGCTCGGCTGGTTCGTACCGGTCACCCCCGGCACCCGCTACGTCACGGTGGGCGGGGCGATCGGTGCCGACATCCACGGCAAGAACCACCACGTCTCGGGCTCCTTCGCGCGGCACGTGCTCGCCCTCGAACTGCTCACCGCGGACGGCGAGATCCGCACGGTCATCCCCGGCTCGCCGCTCTTCGACGCCACGGCCGGCGGCATGGGCCTGACCGGTGTGATCCTCACCGCGACGATCCGGCTCCAGCCGGTCGAGACCTCGCTGATGTCGGTCGACACCGAGCGGGCGACGGACCTCGACGACCTGATGGCCCGGCTCGCGGCCACCGACCACCGCTACCGCTACTCGGTCGCCTGGATCGACCTGCTGGCCCGGGGCGCCGCCACCGGCCGCGCGGTCCTCACCCGGGGCGACCACGCGCCGCTGGACGCGCTCCCCGCACGCCTGCGCCGCGACCCGCTCGTCTTTCGCACCCCCCGCCTCCCGGCCACCCCCGCGATCCTCCCCGACGGCCTGCTCAGCCGGACGACCGTGGGCCTGTTCAACGAGCTGTGGTACCGCAAGGCCCCCCACGCCCGCACCGGTCAACTCCAGCGCATCTCCGCCTTCTTCCACCCCCTGGACGGCGTGCCCGACTGGAACCGCGTCTACGGCCGCGGCGGCTTCGTGCAGTACCAGTTCGTCGTCGGCCACGGCCGCGAGGACGCCCTGCGCCGCATCGTGCGCCGCATCTCCGAACGCCGCTGCCCGTCCTTCCTGGCCGTCCTCAAGCGCTTCGGGGAGTCCGACCCGGGCTGGCTGTCCTTCCCCGTGCCGGGCTGGACGCTGGCCCTGGACATCCCGGCCGGCCTGCCCGGCCTCGGCGCGTTCCTCGACGAACTGGACGAGGAGGTCGCCGCCGCGGGCGGGCGCGTCTACCTCGCCAAGGACGCCCGGCTGCGCCCGGACCTGCTCGCGGCCATGTACCCCCGCCTCGACGACTTCCGCGAACTGCGCGCCCGGCTCGACCCGCGCGGGGTGTTCGTGTCCGACCTGGCCCGCCGCCTCAGTCTGTGA
- a CDS encoding YihY/virulence factor BrkB family protein yields MDWLKKLPVIGPWAERLMITHAWRSYERLDRVKWTRLAAAMTFRSFVALFPLLTVAATIAAATLSTEREEKLQDKLAEQVPGISDQLDIAGLTDNAGTIGLIAGALLFFTGVSWAGSMRECLRAVWDLDDDEENPAVRYGKDAGVLLGLGGALLVTIAASAVASAMIGWITRELGIDEGGWGGVLLHIVAFLIAVLANFLLLLYVLTLLPGVEPTRHRLFVAALTGAIGFELLKLLLSGYLQGVAAKSMYGAFGVPVALLLWINFTSKLVLFCASWTATQSKEDEVPDLTGESGGAPDPAAANGG; encoded by the coding sequence ATGGACTGGCTGAAAAAGCTACCGGTGATCGGGCCGTGGGCGGAACGGCTGATGATCACGCACGCGTGGCGGTCGTACGAGCGGCTGGACCGCGTGAAGTGGACGCGGCTGGCCGCCGCGATGACCTTCAGGAGTTTCGTCGCGCTGTTCCCGCTGCTGACGGTGGCCGCCACCATCGCCGCCGCCACGCTCAGCACGGAGCGGGAGGAGAAGCTCCAGGACAAGCTCGCCGAGCAGGTCCCCGGCATCTCCGACCAGCTGGACATCGCCGGCCTCACGGACAACGCCGGCACGATCGGCCTCATCGCGGGCGCGCTGCTGTTCTTCACGGGCGTCAGCTGGGCCGGCTCGATGCGCGAATGCCTGCGGGCGGTGTGGGACCTCGACGACGACGAGGAGAACCCCGCCGTGCGCTACGGCAAGGACGCGGGGGTCCTGCTCGGCCTCGGCGGCGCGCTGCTCGTCACCATCGCCGCCTCCGCCGTCGCCTCCGCGATGATCGGCTGGATCACCCGGGAACTCGGCATCGACGAGGGCGGCTGGGGCGGGGTCCTGCTGCACATCGTCGCGTTCCTGATCGCCGTCCTCGCCAACTTCCTGCTCCTGCTCTACGTCCTGACCCTGCTGCCCGGCGTCGAGCCGACGCGCCACCGCCTGTTCGTGGCGGCGCTGACCGGCGCGATCGGCTTCGAACTGCTGAAGCTGCTGCTCAGCGGCTATCTGCAGGGCGTGGCGGCGAAGAGCATGTACGGCGCGTTCGGGGTGCCCGTCGCGCTGCTGCTGTGGATCAACTTCACCTCGAAGCTGGTGCTGTTCTGCGCCTCCTGGACGGCGACGCAGAGCAAGGAGGACGAAGTCCCGGACCTCACGGGCGAGTCCGGCGGCGCACCAGATCCGGCAGCGGCCAACGGCGGTTGA
- a CDS encoding phosphatase PAP2 family protein: MDDLDDLHDMDHRMVSALRECGTDPRVAGAARALSWAGEHAALWLAAGLAGAAVDGRRRGAWLRGTALTAGAHLVSMGVKRVVRRPRPAHVEPLVRTAGRHSFPSSHATSAAAAAVAFGALGAHAVPPLAGLVCVSRLVAGVHFPTDVAAGAALGALTARLGARWMRGGAHHD, encoded by the coding sequence ATGGACGACCTCGACGACCTGCACGACATGGACCACCGGATGGTTTCGGCGCTCAGGGAGTGCGGCACCGACCCGCGCGTGGCCGGCGCCGCGCGCGCCCTGTCCTGGGCGGGGGAGCACGCGGCGCTGTGGCTGGCGGCGGGACTCGCCGGAGCCGCCGTCGACGGCAGGCGGCGCGGTGCCTGGCTGCGGGGCACGGCCCTCACCGCCGGGGCGCACCTCGTCAGCATGGGGGTGAAGCGGGTGGTGCGCCGTCCGCGCCCGGCGCACGTCGAGCCCCTGGTGCGCACGGCCGGCCGGCACTCCTTCCCCAGTTCGCACGCCACCTCCGCGGCGGCCGCCGCCGTCGCCTTCGGCGCCCTGGGAGCACACGCGGTCCCGCCGCTCGCCGGCCTGGTGTGCGTCTCGCGGCTGGTGGCCGGCGTCCACTTCCCCACGGACGTCGCGGCGGGTGCGGCCCTGGGCGCCCTCACGGCCCGGCTCGGTGCCCGCTGGATGCGGGGAGGCGCCCACCATGACTGA
- a CDS encoding decaprenyl-phosphate phosphoribosyltransferase, producing the protein MTETAVLRQRTHQERPAPPRKGGLLAGLLRTARPKQWVKNVLVVAAPAAAGELFSRHALGRLALVFVLFTACAAAVYLVNDARDADADRAHPVKRHRPVAAGQVPVPVAYAVGGCLGILAPAAAAWLCGPAVAALLTAYLAMQLAYCISLKHVLVVDLAVVTTGFLMRAMIGGLALGIPLSRWFLITTGFGALFMVSAKRYSEAVQMAGKAGATRALLTEYTTGYLRFVWQLAAGVAVLGYCLWAMEEGGVPHTSVLPWRQLSMVAFILAVLRYAVFADRGTAGEPEDVVLRDRALALIGVAWVAMYGLAVANW; encoded by the coding sequence ATGACTGAGACGGCCGTCCTGCGGCAGCGCACCCACCAGGAGCGGCCCGCACCACCCCGCAAGGGCGGTCTCCTGGCCGGTCTCCTCAGGACCGCGCGCCCCAAGCAGTGGGTCAAGAACGTCCTCGTGGTCGCCGCCCCGGCCGCCGCGGGCGAGCTCTTCTCCCGGCACGCCCTGGGCCGACTCGCCCTGGTCTTCGTCCTCTTCACCGCCTGCGCCGCCGCCGTCTACCTCGTCAACGACGCCCGCGACGCCGACGCCGACCGCGCCCACCCCGTGAAGCGACACCGCCCGGTCGCCGCCGGGCAGGTCCCCGTGCCCGTCGCCTACGCCGTCGGCGGCTGCCTCGGCATCCTCGCGCCCGCCGCCGCGGCCTGGCTGTGCGGCCCGGCCGTCGCCGCGCTGCTGACCGCCTACCTCGCCATGCAACTGGCCTACTGCATCAGCCTCAAGCACGTCCTCGTCGTCGACCTCGCCGTCGTCACCACCGGCTTCCTGATGCGGGCGATGATCGGCGGACTCGCCCTCGGCATCCCGCTGTCGCGCTGGTTCCTGATCACCACCGGCTTCGGCGCGCTGTTCATGGTGTCGGCCAAGCGCTACTCGGAAGCCGTCCAGATGGCCGGAAAGGCAGGCGCCACCCGGGCGTTGCTCACCGAGTACACCACCGGCTACCTCCGCTTCGTCTGGCAGCTCGCGGCCGGTGTCGCCGTCCTCGGCTACTGCCTGTGGGCCATGGAGGAGGGCGGCGTCCCGCACACCAGCGTGCTGCCCTGGCGCCAACTGTCCATGGTCGCCTTCATCCTGGCGGTCCTCCGCTACGCCGTCTTCGCCGACCGCGGCACGGCCGGCGAACCCGAGGACGTCGTCCTGCGCGACCGCGCGCTCGCCCTCATCGGCGTGGCATGGGTGGCGATGTACGGCCTGGCCGTGGCGAACTGGTGA
- a CDS encoding ABC transporter substrate-binding protein, with product MRSVRIRILAALLVLAAVGVGAWRLLPSKGDARTITVGTTDGVTSLDPAGAYDAGSWALFSNVFQSLLTFAPGGTAPVPDAAKSCAFVRGDLTDYRCELRDGLTFPSGRTMNAEDVKYSFDRILKIKAPVGPASLFGTLGSVDAEGMTVTFHLTSPDATFPFKVATGAGSIVDHTAYPAGKLRTGDRVDGTGPYTLTSYTKGRDAVLAPSRHYRGAVSGTARPVELRYYATPEALDTARKDKQVEVATDQLPPGVLAGLNPSDPTQRVYEADGSETRNLYFNTRAGKPLHEPKVRRAIAWLIDRERLAATVYDGTVDPLYSLIPAGLTGHTASFFDDYPKPDPDKARQLLTQAGVSLPVHFTYGYAKGRGAGEQEGAEIKKELEASGLFKVTLKGYEWTAFQKQWASGELDAYAVGWVADFPDPDTFGAALVGTGSAMNTGYSSKTVDRLIADSRRFAERTEADQDFRSVQQTVAEDVPVLPLWQAKEYVVTTEDVGGGQYLSDGTGVFRLWSLTAL from the coding sequence ATGCGATCGGTTCGCATACGGATACTCGCGGCGCTGCTCGTCCTGGCCGCCGTGGGTGTGGGCGCCTGGCGGCTCCTGCCGTCGAAGGGCGACGCCAGGACCATCACGGTCGGCACGACGGACGGCGTCACGTCGCTCGACCCCGCCGGCGCCTACGACGCGGGCTCCTGGGCGCTGTTCAGCAACGTCTTCCAGTCGCTGCTGACCTTCGCGCCGGGCGGCACCGCCCCCGTGCCGGACGCGGCGAAGAGCTGCGCGTTCGTCCGAGGCGACCTCACCGACTACCGCTGCGAGCTGCGCGACGGCCTCACCTTCCCGAGCGGCCGGACGATGAACGCCGAGGACGTGAAGTACTCCTTCGACCGGATTCTGAAGATCAAGGCCCCGGTCGGCCCGGCCTCCCTGTTCGGCACGCTCGGTTCCGTGGACGCCGAGGGCATGACCGTCACCTTCCACCTGACCTCGCCGGACGCGACGTTCCCCTTCAAGGTGGCCACCGGCGCCGGCTCGATCGTCGACCACACCGCGTACCCGGCCGGCAAGCTGCGCACCGGCGACCGCGTCGACGGCACCGGCCCGTACACCCTCACCTCGTACACGAAGGGACGGGACGCGGTCCTCGCGCCCAGCCGGCACTACCGGGGCGCCGTCAGCGGCACCGCCCGGCCCGTCGAACTGCGCTACTACGCGACCCCCGAGGCCCTGGACACCGCCCGGAAGGACAAGCAGGTCGAGGTCGCGACCGACCAGCTGCCGCCCGGCGTCCTCGCCGGCCTCAATCCGAGCGACCCCACCCAGCGCGTCTACGAGGCCGATGGCTCCGAGACCCGCAACCTGTACTTCAACACCCGCGCGGGAAAGCCGCTGCACGAGCCGAAGGTCCGCCGGGCCATCGCCTGGCTGATCGACCGCGAGCGGCTGGCCGCCACCGTCTACGACGGCACCGTCGACCCGCTGTACTCCCTGATTCCGGCCGGTCTCACCGGGCACACCGCCTCGTTCTTCGACGACTACCCGAAGCCGGACCCGGACAAGGCCCGGCAGCTGCTCACCCAGGCCGGTGTGAGCCTGCCGGTGCACTTCACCTACGGCTACGCCAAGGGCCGTGGGGCCGGCGAGCAGGAGGGCGCCGAGATCAAGAAGGAGCTGGAGGCGAGCGGCCTGTTCAAGGTCACCCTCAAGGGCTACGAGTGGACGGCCTTCCAGAAGCAGTGGGCGAGCGGCGAGCTCGACGCGTACGCCGTCGGCTGGGTCGCCGACTTCCCCGACCCCGACACCTTCGGCGCCGCGCTCGTCGGTACCGGCAGTGCCATGAACACCGGCTACAGCAGCAAGACCGTCGACCGGCTCATCGCGGACAGCCGGCGCTTCGCGGAGCGGACCGAGGCGGACCAGGACTTCCGCTCGGTGCAGCAGACCGTCGCCGAGGACGTCCCGGTGCTGCCGCTGTGGCAGGCCAAGGAGTACGTCGTCACCACCGAGGACGTCGGCGGCGGTCAGTACCTGTCGGACGGCACGGGCGTGTTCCGCCTGTGGAGCCTGACGGCGCTCTGA
- a CDS encoding D-alanyl-D-alanine carboxypeptidase family protein, producing the protein MPAPKKTARRSLLVTSAVLSSLALAAPAAVAAPKPSGSPSASASPSATPPASMSTVGGARLGRPGTQVNLASGVPVLPKDLSARSWIVADAESGDVLAAHNAHWRLAPASTLKMLFADTLLPKFPRDTKHKVVPSDLAGIGPGSSMVGIKEDETYTVHDLWLGVFLQSGNDAVHVLSAMNKGVENTVKEMNEHAEELQALDTHVVSPDGYDAEGQVSSAYDLTLIARSGMQKKDFREYASTVTAKFPGETKKGKKGKTLRKPFEIRNTNRLLAGDVDVPVYQGIAGVKNGNTTNAGATFTGVAERGGKVLLVTVMNPEKSEHNEVYKETARLFDWGFKAAGKVQPVGELVPPRGAAQASAQPGANPSGEAGGSGDGADGTAGTGSKPVAGAPVADGSSGIGTALGITGGVLVLLAGGAFLVNRRWPLPDLVRRRTRP; encoded by the coding sequence GTGCCCGCTCCGAAGAAGACCGCCAGGCGATCCCTGCTGGTCACCTCCGCCGTTCTGTCGTCCCTCGCCCTGGCCGCGCCCGCCGCCGTCGCCGCCCCGAAGCCCTCGGGCAGCCCGTCGGCGAGCGCGAGCCCCTCGGCCACTCCCCCGGCGTCGATGTCGACCGTGGGCGGCGCCCGGCTCGGCAGGCCGGGGACGCAGGTGAACCTGGCGAGCGGCGTGCCGGTGCTGCCGAAGGACCTGAGCGCCCGCTCCTGGATCGTCGCGGACGCCGAGTCCGGTGACGTGCTGGCCGCGCACAACGCGCACTGGCGCCTCGCTCCGGCCAGCACGCTGAAGATGCTGTTCGCGGACACGCTGCTGCCGAAGTTCCCGAGGGACACCAAGCACAAGGTCGTGCCCTCCGACCTGGCCGGCATCGGCCCCGGCTCCAGCATGGTCGGGATAAAGGAGGACGAGACGTACACGGTCCACGACCTGTGGCTGGGCGTCTTCCTGCAGTCCGGCAACGACGCCGTGCACGTGCTGTCCGCGATGAACAAGGGCGTCGAGAACACCGTCAAGGAGATGAACGAGCACGCCGAGGAGCTCCAGGCCCTCGACACGCACGTGGTCAGCCCGGATGGTTACGACGCCGAGGGGCAGGTGTCGTCGGCCTACGACCTGACGCTGATCGCCCGCTCCGGGATGCAGAAGAAGGACTTCCGCGAGTACGCCTCGACGGTCACCGCGAAGTTCCCGGGCGAGACGAAGAAGGGCAAGAAGGGCAAGACGCTCCGTAAGCCCTTCGAGATCCGGAACACCAACCGGCTGCTGGCCGGTGACGTGGACGTGCCCGTCTACCAGGGCATCGCGGGCGTGAAGAACGGCAACACCACCAACGCGGGCGCCACCTTCACCGGCGTCGCCGAGCGCGGCGGCAAAGTGCTGCTGGTGACGGTAATGAACCCGGAGAAGTCCGAGCACAACGAGGTGTACAAGGAGACGGCCCGGCTGTTCGACTGGGGCTTCAAGGCGGCCGGGAAGGTACAGCCGGTGGGTGAGCTGGTGCCGCCCAGGGGTGCAGCGCAGGCCAGTGCCCAGCCCGGCGCGAACCCCTCCGGCGAGGCCGGCGGCTCCGGGGACGGCGCCGACGGCACGGCCGGGACCGGTTCGAAGCCGGTGGCCGGCGCCCCGGTCGCGGACGGCTCCAGCGGCATCGGGACCGCGCTCGGCATCACGGGCGGGGTGCTGGTGCTGCTCGCGGGCGGCGCGTTCCTGGTCAACCGCCGTTGGCCGCTGCCGGATCTGGTGCGCCGCCGGACTCGCCCGTGA
- a CDS encoding SCO4848 family membrane protein, whose protein sequence is MKLSRPVSWFLLAFGVWSWVIWITFVKNLVADGSGLAFDDGLPTAYFWVHLLLAVVSFVLGTVVGAIGLRGLRALRRTS, encoded by the coding sequence ATGAAGCTCAGCCGCCCCGTCTCCTGGTTCCTGCTCGCCTTCGGGGTGTGGAGCTGGGTCATCTGGATCACTTTCGTCAAGAACCTGGTTGCGGACGGCAGCGGGCTCGCCTTCGACGACGGTCTTCCCACGGCCTACTTCTGGGTGCACCTGCTGCTCGCCGTCGTTTCCTTCGTATTGGGGACGGTCGTCGGGGCCATCGGGTTGCGTGGTCTGCGCGCACTGCGCCGGACGTCATAG
- a CDS encoding GtrA family protein — MTTRVWRSPSLPARRELIGFATVGLLAYAVDLALFTYLRGPAGLDPLPAKSLSFLAACTVAYAGNALGPYRTTRATGLRPYAVFFAVNLAGAAVQLLCLAVSHYGLGLTSQRADTVSGAVIGMALATVLRFWGTRTWVFRAEGRVGSWTG, encoded by the coding sequence GTGACCACGCGCGTGTGGCGGAGCCCCTCGCTCCCGGCCCGCCGGGAACTGATCGGCTTCGCCACCGTCGGCCTCCTCGCCTACGCCGTCGACCTCGCCCTGTTCACGTACCTGCGCGGCCCCGCCGGACTCGACCCGCTCCCCGCCAAGTCCCTGTCCTTCCTGGCCGCCTGCACGGTCGCCTACGCGGGCAACGCCCTCGGCCCCTATCGGACCACGCGCGCCACAGGCCTGCGCCCGTACGCCGTGTTCTTCGCCGTGAACCTCGCCGGAGCCGCCGTACAACTGCTCTGCCTGGCCGTCAGTCACTACGGCCTCGGGCTCACCTCGCAGCGCGCGGACACCGTCTCCGGCGCGGTCATCGGTATGGCACTGGCCACAGTCCTGCGGTTCTGGGGTACCCGTACATGGGTGTTCCGGGCGGAGGGCAGAGTCGGATCATGGACTGGCTGA
- a CDS encoding TetR/AcrR family transcriptional regulator yields the protein MPAKNDGPDDGATPTKSEQTRALILETAMRLFQERGYDKTTMRAIAKEAGVSVGNAYYYFAGKEHLIQGFYDRIAAEHQVAVREILDRERDLEARLAGVLRAWLDIAAPYHEFAVQFFKNAADPDSPLSPFSPESEHAREEAISVHREVLAGATKTKVPEELRDVLPELMWLSQMGLVLYWIFDRTEGRERSYRLAERGARLTARGVALARFRVLRPLVREVHELFTEFLPGMTNAIPDPAARRRTDP from the coding sequence GTGCCCGCGAAGAACGACGGCCCCGACGACGGCGCCACCCCCACCAAGTCCGAGCAGACCCGCGCCCTGATCCTGGAGACGGCCATGCGGCTGTTCCAGGAGCGCGGCTACGACAAGACGACGATGCGGGCCATCGCCAAGGAGGCCGGCGTCTCCGTCGGCAACGCGTACTACTACTTCGCCGGCAAGGAGCACCTGATCCAGGGCTTCTACGACCGGATCGCCGCCGAGCACCAGGTGGCGGTCCGGGAGATCCTGGACCGGGAGCGAGACCTGGAGGCCCGGCTGGCGGGCGTACTGCGGGCCTGGCTGGACATCGCGGCGCCCTACCACGAGTTCGCGGTGCAGTTCTTCAAGAACGCCGCCGACCCGGACAGCCCGCTCAGCCCCTTCTCGCCCGAGTCGGAGCACGCGCGCGAGGAGGCCATCAGCGTGCACCGGGAGGTGCTCGCCGGGGCCACCAAGACCAAGGTCCCCGAGGAACTGCGGGACGTCCTGCCCGAGTTGATGTGGCTGTCCCAGATGGGACTCGTCCTGTACTGGATCTTCGACCGCACCGAGGGGCGCGAGCGCAGCTACCGGCTCGCCGAGCGCGGAGCCCGGCTCACCGCGCGGGGCGTCGCCCTGGCCCGCTTCCGGGTGCTGCGCCCGCTCGTGCGCGAGGTGCACGAGCTGTTCACGGAGTTCCTGCCGGGGATGACGAACGCCATCCCCGATCCGGCGGCCCGGCGGCGCACCGACCCCTGA
- a CDS encoding metallophosphoesterase, whose protein sequence is MPRPGGGVGASTAATAGPQANGGGTAPVPEPGDAGGASASETAAGSQPGGGTTQTSAPAAVPQAKGGGTAPVPEPGDAGGASASGTAAGSQPGGGTTQASAPAAASQPGHGASATVPHPPGPDASPEGTPEPPAAPDPTGTATPAGLSRRLFVSRVVAGAAAAAAVGTVGYGTYGVLRGPKVKRVTVPLAKLPRAAHGYRIAVVSDVHLGPVLGRGFAQKVVDTINSTQPDLIAVVGDLVDGSVKDLGPAAAPLAQLRARHGSYFVTGNHEYFSGAEQWVEEVRRLGIDPLENARREMPHFDLAGVNDVTGEAEGQGPDYAKALGDRDTARACVLLAHQPVQIHDAVEHGVDLQLSGHTHGGQLWPGNLIAAGVNPTLAGLDRYGDTQLYVSRGAGAWGPPTRVGAPSDITLIELASKQA, encoded by the coding sequence GTGCCGCGGCCCGGCGGTGGCGTCGGCGCGTCCACGGCCGCGACGGCCGGGCCGCAGGCGAACGGCGGCGGCACGGCTCCCGTGCCCGAGCCCGGCGATGCCGGCGGAGCTTCTGCGTCCGAGACGGCGGCAGGCTCCCAGCCGGGCGGCGGCACCACTCAGACATCTGCGCCCGCGGCCGTGCCGCAGGCGAAGGGCGGCGGCACGGCTCCCGTGCCCGAGCCCGGCGATGCCGGCGGAGCTTCTGCGTCCGGGACGGCGGCAGGCTCCCAGCCGGGCGGCGGCACCACCCAGGCATCTGCGCCCGCGGCCGCGTCGCAGCCCGGCCACGGCGCCTCCGCCACCGTCCCCCACCCGCCGGGTCCGGACGCGTCGCCCGAGGGCACCCCGGAGCCCCCTGCCGCCCCGGACCCGACCGGCACCGCCACCCCCGCCGGCCTCTCCCGTCGCCTCTTCGTCTCCCGCGTCGTCGCCGGGGCCGCCGCGGCCGCGGCCGTCGGGACCGTGGGGTACGGGACGTACGGCGTGCTGCGCGGGCCGAAGGTCAAGCGGGTCACCGTGCCCCTGGCCAAGCTGCCGCGCGCCGCGCACGGGTACCGGATCGCCGTGGTCAGTGACGTGCACCTCGGCCCGGTCCTGGGACGCGGCTTCGCACAGAAGGTCGTCGACACGATCAACTCGACCCAGCCCGACCTGATCGCGGTCGTCGGCGACCTGGTCGACGGCAGCGTGAAGGACCTGGGCCCGGCGGCCGCCCCGCTGGCGCAACTGAGGGCCCGTCACGGTTCCTACTTCGTCACCGGCAACCACGAGTACTTCTCCGGCGCCGAGCAGTGGGTCGAGGAGGTCCGCCGCCTGGGCATCGACCCCCTGGAGAACGCCCGCAGGGAGATGCCGCACTTCGACCTGGCCGGTGTCAACGACGTGACCGGCGAGGCCGAGGGCCAGGGCCCCGACTACGCGAAGGCACTCGGCGACCGGGACACCGCACGCGCGTGCGTCCTGCTCGCCCACCAGCCCGTCCAGATCCACGACGCCGTCGAGCACGGCGTCGACCTGCAGCTCTCCGGCCACACCCACGGTGGCCAGCTCTGGCCGGGCAACCTCATCGCCGCCGGCGTCAACCCCACCCTCGCGGGCCTGGACCGCTACGGCGACACCCAGCTCTACGTCTCGCGCGGCGCCGGCGCCTGGGGCCCGCCCACCCGTGTGGGCGCGCCCTCGGACATCACCCTGATCGAACTCGCGTCGAAGCAGGCCTGA